The Clupea harengus chromosome 5, Ch_v2.0.2, whole genome shotgun sequence genomic sequence TGTGGTGTTTAATGTGAGGTGTTTAATGtgtggtgttttatgtgtggtgttttatgtgtggTGTTTTATGTGAGGTGTTTAATGTGAGGTGTTTAATGtgtggtgttttatgtgtggtgttttatgtgtggTGTTTTATGTGAGGTGTTTTATGTGTGGTGTTTCATGTGTGGGGTTTTATGTGAGGTGTTTTATGTGAGGTGTTTTATGTGTGGTGTTTAATGTCTGGTGTTTTATGtctggtgttttatgtgtgGTGTTTTATGTGAGGTGTTTTATGTGAGGGGTTTTCAGCTGTCTGATCTGCTTGGTTCACCTTTGATCTGGTTGGCCTGCAGGTAGAGATGCTCCAGGCTGGTGCTGACGGTCGGGATGCGCTCCAGCTTGTTGAAGGACAGGTCCAGCTCCACCAGGCCGCTCACGTTGAAGGTGTTTGGGGGGATGCCCTTGTCCGTCAGCTCGTTGTGTGCCATCCGCATGTACTGCAGCCCTGTGAAGCTGCCCAGGAAGTTGGTGGGGATGGAGTCGATGGCGTTGGACTCCAGGTAGAGCTGGTGCAGGGCCTCGGGGAGGCTCTCCGGAACCTTCTTCAGCTGGTTGGTGCTGATGTCCAGGAGCGTCAGCGAGCTCAGCCCCTTCAGCGCGACGCCCACATCCTGGATGGCGTTGTCGTGGAGAAGGAGGATGGTGAGGTTGTCCATACCCTGGAAGGAGTTGGGCGGCACCTTGGCGATCTTGTTGTGGTTGAGGCGCAGGTCGCGGAGGGAGGTGGGCAGGTTGACGGGCACCTTGGTCAGGTTGTTGTTGCTCAGGTAGAGACGGTCCAGGCTCGTCATCTTGGCGAAAGCCTTCTTGCCCACGGAGCTGATGTGGTTCTCGTGCATCATCAGCCACACCAGGTTGGTGGCGTTGGCGAAGGCCTCGTCGGGCACGGTCGTGATCTGGTTGTGCTGCAGGTACACGTACTTCATGCGCGAGGGCACGAACGGCACGGTCTTCACGCCGCGGTTGTCACAGTACATGGCCACGGGGAAAGTCGGTGGGCAGTCGCACTCCGCCGGACACTCGCCGCCGGTGTTGTCGGCCTGGAGGGAGCCCACCGGGTAACCACGGCTACGCAGGGACGACAGCCAGAAGAAGGGGTCGTCGCGCTGGGCGGCACACAGGCCCAGGGAgactcccagcagcagcagcacggcAGCCAGACGCATGGTGACACACACGGccagagacaggagggagacagtacacacacacacacacaccgctggaACCGCtgcagagaggtagaggaagagaggagaggagagaaggggaaggaggagaggggaggaagagagaagagaggaggaaagcagagaggtgaggagaggggaggaagaaaggagaggatatgagagaagatgagaggggaagagtgaagagggggagaggaagagaaaacaagaggAGGGAACgagaagaggtgaggaggaaaGGATgttagaggagagaaggaaaagaaaagacaggagaagagagaagaacagaataGTGGAGAGGGGAAGGCAGGATAGAGGGGGAAGATAGGAggtgaaggaaaagaagaagagattgcacatgagagaagagtgaaagagagaagagattgcacatgagagaagagtgaaagagaaaggaatgcaggagagaaagggaacatTTCATTAGTGTTGTCCAAAGCACAGCATCAATAAAAACAAGTTAAATACTAATAATGTATTCATGTGACTGCAACAGGACCCCCCGGTGCAGCCTCTACATGCCCATGACTTTGACTATGTCCATCTCCAGTGGTTCTGTCAGCACAGTGTGAGATTACAGGAAGAGTTCCCTTTTGGACCCACTGGTCCTCATCCATCCCATTCTATGAGCCCAGCTCTACCGAAACACTAGACTCTACACAAGATGGTTCCCTAAAACATTTAGCATGTTTGCAATCTTGCATATTTGCAGACACAAGTGTAGATAAAAACAGTTCCAACAGCTGGAAATGCTAAAGAGAAGGGGACATAAAGTTTACATTTATGTGTACAAGCTGACAATAGATCATCACAAGAAAGAGTTATAGGAACAAGTCAAATGGCCCTAAATGACAATAGAACTCATTTCATCACACTAAAGAGTTATAGTAACCAATCAAATGGCCCTAAATGACAATAGAACTCATTTCATCACACTAAAGAGTTATAGTAACCAATCAAATGGCCCTAAATGACAATAGAACTCATTTCATCACACTAAAGAGTTATAGGAACAAGTCAAATGGCCCTGAATGCTGGCTTGTAAATGCAGGTCTAGGCATTGGAGTGTTAGTGGTCGTATATCACGTCAGGCACGGGGGAAAACACTGCCAGATTTGTTCCATGGAGCAGTGGGGCTCCAGAAGCATAAATCCAGATGTGGTGTCGCCCTGTAAGCATTTCTGCACTGGACAAAGGAGATATGCTGAACAGGAACCCCACCATGCAGTGGAACCCCACCAGGCCGTGGAAGAAAATCCAGTTAAAACCAAACTATAAAAAGTGCTATTTCCTTTGTTGCCAATTAAATTCGTAAATATTtaactctctctcgcacacacacacactcacacacaaccacacacacagacacacacacaaccacacacacacagacacacacacaaccacacacacatacacacacacaaccacacacacagacacactcacaatatCAAAtcatcctgtttgtgtgtaaatcctTACAGGTATCCAGCGCAGGATGCAACTGGAAAACTCCAGAGAACAGGAGAAGACAAAGGAGCCTTgatcatacactctcacacaaccacaccccctatcacacacacacacacacacacacacaccttaacacatactcatgtacttgcacagacacaaacagtaaacatgtatatatgatcacacacacacacacacacacacacacacacacacacacacacacacacacacacacacacacacacacacacacacacaccttaacacatactcatgtacttgcacagacacaaacagtaaacatgtatatgatcacacacacacacacacacacacacacacacacacacacttacctgatCAGAGAAAGGTTGTCCTTCCTCACCCTGGTCACTCTGAGTGGCTGTGCTTGACTGTGGAGAGTCTTTGCCAAACACTTTGTAAATGCCCTCTCTTCCTtcagtccccctctctccctctctctctctctctctctccttcagtccctctctctccctctccccttcagtccctctctctccctctctctttcccactctctttctctttcccactctctttctctttcccactctctctctctctctccttgtcctctATCCCCCTGCAGCCCCCTCTGAAAATCCTGTCCAATTACAGCTCActtccctctccgtctcccctctccatctctgagttgcccccctcctccatcttACCCCAGCCCAGACTCCTCTGTTCCATGACTCCCAGCTGTGGGGCATGACGGAgtggctggggctggggggggggggggttcaggagGCATCTTCTCACCAACAGCACCCCGTTTTTCTCATTAAGAATTTTCTCATTTTTCTGATTGGTTTACGGCACACCAGGGAGCCGTGTCACAGCCCCCCTCTGTTGACTTTTACCCCTGCCCATCTACCTCCAGGGGGAAACACGGCTGTTTACTTTCTCTGCAGGGGTAATGGAACTAAGTGTGTCATGTTCTTATACAGCttatgaaagacagagagagagaaatagagagtgagagagagagagagagagcgagtgtgtgtgtgtgtgtgtgtgtgtttgtgtgtgtgtgtgtgtgtgtttgtgttttggagtTTATGTATGATCCATTATCAGAGTCCTCAAGTTTCAGCTCTGACTGAAAAGCCCTCAGATtcagacatctgtgtgtgtgtgtgcgtatgtgtgtgtgtgtgtgtgtgtgtgcgtgtgtgtgtgtgtgtgtgtgtgtgtgtttgtgttttggagtTTATGTATGATCCATTATCAGAGTCCTCAAGTTTCAGCTCTGACTGAAAAGCCCTCAGATtcagacatctgtgtgtgtgtgtgtgcgtatgtgtgtgtttgtgtgtgtgtgtgtgtgtgtgtgtgtgtgtgtgtgtgtgtgtgtgtctgctcacggCACCCCCTGACAGACCATGCGTAAGGTAAAGCCAGTCAAAACAAGCAAGAGTGTGATGGAGTTGACTTGGTCTCTTTTTCCTCAAGGTAAAaacctgagagagtgagagagagagagagagaaagagagattttcTATGATCAACAGATGTATTGAGTAGTACTGctcacaacaacagaaaacagtCAGACAATGTCCTTCATGTTTGAGGAGGACGGGTCCTCCGCTTTGAGAGAGGCATGTGGTAGCctcagtgaagagagagagagagagagagagagaagagagtgagagagagagagagtgtgtgtgtgagagagagagagagagagtgagagagagagaaagagagagagggagagagagagaaagagagagagagagggagagagagaaagagaaagagagagagagagtgtgagagatagagagagtgagagagagggagagagagtgagagagagagagtgagagagaaagagagagagagagagagagagagagtgagagtgagagtgagagagagagaaagagagagagagagtgtgagagagagagagagtgagagagagagagagagagggagagagagagagagacagagagaaagagagagagagagagatgaccttCTGTTTCCTATATCTAA encodes the following:
- the fmoda gene encoding fibromodulin a, encoding MRLAAVLLLLGVSLGLCAAQRDDPFFWLSSLRSRGYPVGSLQADNTGGECPAECDCPPTFPVAMYCDNRGVKTVPFVPSRMKYVYLQHNQITTVPDEAFANATNLVWLMMHENHISSVGKKAFAKMTSLDRLYLSNNNLTKVPVNLPTSLRDLRLNHNKIAKVPPNSFQGMDNLTILLLHDNAIQDVGVALKGLSSLTLLDISTNQLKKVPESLPEALHQLYLESNAIDSIPTNFLGSFTGLQYMRMAHNELTDKGIPPNTFNVSGLVELDLSFNKLERIPTVSTSLEHLYLQANQIKEFSLGSFCSVVDVMNFSKLRVLRLDGNEISLQDVPTDSALCLRMAAEVAL